A genomic stretch from Ooceraea biroi isolate clonal line C1 chromosome 3, Obir_v5.4, whole genome shotgun sequence includes:
- the LOC105278090 gene encoding uncharacterized protein LOC105278090: MFDEIRYELNGVDIDRSRNAGITSTLKNYVSLTASRNGMLKNAGWDIVNFSNGEEGHFNFCVPLSMLLGFCEDYRRVVINARHELILIRSRNDNNCLRGDAEIQPEIELLRVQWRMPHVALNEINKLAMLRTLESGRFLSMSFRSWDLQEFPLLQSTTKHSWTVKATTQLEKPRYVIFALQTGRKNNITRSITRFDDCKLTNVKLYLNSELYPYDDLNLDFGKKRYAILYDMYAWIYKSYYGGNHDEVLLPIDKCGFCGPFVVIDCSRQSESVKTATVDVRLEFDCMEDIPANTTAYCLIIHDRVVEYSPLTNVVRRIT, from the coding sequence ATGTTCGATGAGATTCGTTACGAACTCAACGGTGTTGACATTGATCGCAGTAGAAACGCCGGAATAACCTCCACTCTGAAAAACTATGTATCTCTGACGGCATCAAGGAATGGGATGTTGAAGAATGCTGGATGGGATatcgtgaatttttcaaacggCGAAGAGGGCCACTTCAACTTTTGCGTACCGCTTAGCATGCTGCTGGGATTTTGTGAAGACTATAGGCGTGTGGTGATTAATGCACGTCATGAATTGATTCTCATACGCTCGCGCAACGACAACAACTGTCTAAGAGGAGATGCCGAGATTCAGCCTGAGATTGAATTACTCAGAGTACAGTGGCGTATGCCCCACGTCGCATTGAACGAGATCAACAAGCTGGCTATGCTACGAACTCTGGAGAGTGGAAGATTTCTGAGCATGAGTTTCCGCTCGTGGGATCTGCAAGAATTTCCTCTGCTGCAGAGCACGACTAAGCATTCGTGGACCGTCAAGGCAACAACGCAACTCGAGAAGCCGCGATACGTCATCTTTGCGTTGCAGACTGGTCGAAAGAATAACATAACGAGATCGATAACTCGATTCGACGATTGCAAATTAACTAATGTAAAACTTTATCTAAACTCGGAACTTTATCCATACGACGATTTGAACCTCGATTTCGGCAAGAAGAGATACGCCATCCTGTATGATATGTACGCATGGATTTACAAATCGTATTATGGAGGCAATCATGATGAGGTGCTTCTTCCCATCGACAAATGTGGATTTTGCGGCCCCTTCGTCGTCatcgattgttcgcgacaAAGCGAATCTGTGAAGACTGCCACCGTCGACGTGCGATTAGAGTTCGACTGCATGGAAGACATACCGGCGAATACTACAGCCTACTGTCTCATCATACACGATCGCGTGGTCGAATACAGCCCGTTGACCAACGTTGTGCGCAGAATCACTTAA
- the LOC105278094 gene encoding THAP domain-containing protein 4, which produces MPACCCIIHFKNMKRKKNLDIIYHRFPFKNTNIINYWIAATGRDNWIPYSDARISSVHFTHNDYYNINSNPQKRYLKPDAIPTQNVCASILQLLQQNTANANDQDASISKDDQNNDIFKEEATHRTTDLLTLRTASVESYIRNLKIKQNITITRIVLY; this is translated from the exons atgccggcgtGTTGCtgcattatacattttaaaaatatgaagcgGAAAAAAAACTTAGACATAATATATCATAG atttccatttaaaaatacaaacatCATAAACTATTGGATTGCGGCAACAGGACGAGATAATTGGATTCCATATTCAGATGCTCGAATAAGCAGTGTGCATTTTACACAtaacgattattataatataaacagcAATCCACAGAAACGATATTTAAAACCGGATGCAATACCAACACAAAATGTATGTGCAagtatattacaattattacaacaaaaTACTGCAAATGCTAATGATCAAGATGCATCAATATCAAAAG ATGATCaaaataacgatattttcaaagaaGAGGCGACTCATCGGACAACTGACCTTTTAACTCTTCGTACAGCGTCTGTAGAATCCTACATTCGAAacctgaaaataaaacaaaatattacaattactaGAATTGTTttgtattag
- the LOC105278084 gene encoding pre-mRNA-splicing factor 18 — translation MDILKAEIMRKRKELEDSHILENNKKYFKRSQLISKEQEICETDKGKSEAAPSNASQESEECIMDSSSEHLLSRQEVIRRLRERAEPILLFGESHIEAFKRLRKCEILEPEVNKGFRNDFQEAMEQVDQAYLNEILTSSKSQSLDGKGDVNVPDEGVTYEDIEKMSTKLNKGDKDFDMNVITMFVQYLVQIWGNQLNSRSTVEKMGTKGKMNSATYAQTREYLKPLLRKLKNKSLPEDITDSLTEIVKHLLERNYILASDAYLQMAIGNSPWPIGVTMVGIHARTGREKIFSKNVAHVMNDETQRKYIQALKRLMTKCQEYYPTDPSRCVEYSKN, via the exons ATGGATATCTTGAAAGCAGAGATAATGAGAAAGCGTAAAGAATTAGAGGACAGTCATATCTTG gaaaataataaaaaatatttcaagaggAGTCAATTAATATCGAAGGAGCAGGAGATATGTGAAACTGACAAAGGAAAGAGCGAAGCTGCTCCTTCGAATGCAAGCCAAGAATCAGAGGAATGCATAATGGATAGTAGTTCGGAACATCTGCTATCTAGACAAGAAGTGATCAGGCGATTACGCGAACGGGCAGAaccaatattattatttggtgAATCTCACATAGAAGCATTCAAGAGACTAAGAAAATGTGAGATTCTTGAACCAGAAGTAAACAAG gGTTTCCGAAACGATTTTCAAGAAGCCATGGAACAGGTGGATCAAGCATATCTCAATGAGATCTTGACATCTTCCAAGTCGCAAAGTCTGGATGGGAAGGGAGATGTGAATGTGCCGGATGAAGGTGTCACCTATGAAGACATAGAGAAAATGTCGACGAAATTGAACAAGGGAGATAAGGATTTCGATATGAATGTCATCACCATGTTCGTACAGTATCTAGTCCAGATCTGGGGCAATCAGCTAAACAGCCGGTCGACTGTTGAAAAAATGGGCACAAAGGGAAAAATGAACAGTGCTACATATGCTCAAACCCGAGAATACTTGAAGCCACTTTTACGGAAATTGAAGAACAAATCTCTTCCCGAAGACATAACAGACAGTTTGACCGAAATTGTTAAACATTTACTAGAGCGTAATTACATCTTG GCTAGCGATGCCTATCTGCAAATGGCTATAGGCAATTCCCCATGGCCCATTGGTGTAACTATGGTCGGTATTCACGCACGTACCGGTAGAGAAAAGATCTTCTCGAAGAACGTCGCACACGTGATGAACGATGAAACTCAGAGGAAGTACATTCAAGCACTCAAGAGACTGATGACTAAATGCCAAGAGTACTATCCTACGGATCCCTCACGCTGTGTggaatattcaaaaaattag